In the genome of Shewanella denitrificans OS217, the window TATTTCACAAGTGGCAAGTCTTGTTTACAGACCAGTGAATGCGCCATAAAAAAAACAGCAGCCTCCATTAAGGTAAGCTGCTGTTTTTTATTGATTTAAAACTTAATCTAACAACTGGTCTGTCTTGGCAGCCATGATGAAATCATTCTTATGCAGGCCCTTAATTGAATGTGACCACCAAGTCACTGTCACCTTGCCCCACTCAGTCAATATCCCTGGATGATGCCCTTCTTCTTCTGCGGCATCGGCAAGCTTGTTAGTGAATGCCATGGCAAGTTTAAAGTTCTTAAACTTATAGACTCGTTCAAGTTGCATTATGCCGTCGCGGACTTCGACGCCCCAATCTGGGATCAAACGAATAAGTTCGGCTAATTCTTGATCAGACACCTTAGGCGCATCGGCTTGGCAAGCTTCACACTTCATGCTGGTTAACGCGTTCATAACAACTCCTGTCTTAAGTATTTCTCTATTCTGTTTAGATAATGTCGCTAATGCTAGCGGCTTAACTCGCTTTCACTTTTGGGGCAAATTTCGCGGGCAGTAAGCCAAGTTCTTGTGCTTTGGCCACATAGGCCATGATGTCCATGTTGGCTATCTCATCAAGATAATCAACAGATTCAATCACATAATATATGGGCTGCATAATATCGATACGATATGGGGTACGCAGTACTTCGAGTAAATCAAAGGGCTTGCGTTCTGGGTCATCGCTTAAGGCATACAAGGTTTCCCCAGGTGAGCTTAAGATACCGCCGCCATAAATATTTAACGGCTCGCCCTTACCCTGCACTAGGCCAAATTCTATGGTGAACCAATACAGACGCGCGAGAAAAATACGTTCTTCCTTGGTTGCCGCAAGACCTAGCTTGCCATACATGTGGGAAAAATGAGCGAACGCTGGGTTGGTTAATAAGGGGCAGTGTCCAAATATTTCATGAAATATATCAGGCTCTTGCAAGTAATCGAACTCTTCTTCGCTGCGAATAAAGGTCGCCACCGGAAATTCTTTATTGGCCAGTAACTCAAAAAAACGCCCAAAAGGAATAAGTGCCGGCACGGCAGCAGTCTTCCAACCTGTGGCCTCAAGTAGCACCTTATCTATGTCACCTAACTGGGGAATGCTGTCTTTTGACATATTCAGCGCGTCTAAACCCTGCATATAAGCATCACAGGCGCGGCCTGGCATATTGGTCACTTGGCGCTCATAGAGTCGCTGCCAAATATGGTTTTCCTCAGGGCTATAGTCAATAACACCATTAGCATCTGGGGTATGGGAAATGTATTTTGTCGCCATCTTAATAAGTTCCACTTTACGTCAACTTCACTCCCACCATAGTGTGCCATGGCGCACAATTTGTTAACTCTTAGGGTCTTTATAGTCCTGAGACTTGGGTGCATAAATTGTAAACTTAAGCATACAAACCCAAATTTACTCCCTGATTAAACAAGTAATTCAACTAGATAAAAATGTGAGCCATAAGATATTTCTATGAAGATTAAAGCAGACCATAGTGTTATTTCGGTGCAAATTCACATGCAATTCCACTTAAGTTAGTTACAATGTCAGCATTACTCAGATTTGTATCGCGATATTTAGGTTATTCATGAAGACTCATCTCGTTCGTAAGGCTGTCATCCCTGTTGCTGGCCTTGGCACTCGCATGTTACCGGCCACTAAGGCCATTCCCAAAGAAATGCTGCCCATAGTGGATAAGCCACTCATTCAATACGTGGTATCTGAAGCTATTGCCGCCGGCATTAAAGAAATCGTGCTGGTGACCCATGCCAGTAAAAACTCCATCGAGAACCATTTCGACACCAGTTTTGAGCTAGAAGCCCAATTAGAGCGGCGGGTAAAACGTCAGCTATTAGATGCGGTGCAATCGATTTGCCCCAAAGATGTGACTGTGATCAGCGTGCGTCAATCCCAAGCTAAGGGCCTAGGCCACGCTATTTTGTGCGCTAAACACGTGGTGGGTGATAATCCCTTCGCGGTATTGTTACCGGACGTATTAGTGGATGAGGCTAGCTGCGATCTTCGCCGTGATAACCTTGCCAAGATGGTCAGCCTGTTCGATGAAACACAAGTGGGCCAAATCATGGTTGAAGGTGTTGACCATGCTGTGGTTGATCAATACGGCATTGCCGATGTGAATGGTCACGATCTCAAGCCGGGTGAATCCAAGCCACTCATCGCGCTTGTTGAAAAGCCAAGCATAGATGAAGCGCCATCAAACCTCGCGGTTGTGGGCCGCTATGTACTCCCAGCTGAAATTTGGCCCTTATTAGCCAAGACCCCTGCGGGCGCCGGCGATGAAATTCAGCTCACCGACGCCATCGCCATGTTAATGCAGCAGCAAACCGTCAATGCCTATGCCATGGAAGGCAAGAGTCATGATTGCGGCAATAAACAAGGCTATATGCGCGCCAATGTGGAATACGCCCTGCGTCACGCTGAAATCGGCTGTGATTTTAGTCAATACCTTAAAGCCTTAGTCAAGGAGCGCTAACATGACCATTTTAGTGACAGGCGGCGCAGGTTACATAGGCACTCATACTGTGGTCGAGCTGCTGAATGCCGGCCAAGAAGTCATCATAATAGATAATTTAAGTAACTCTTGCCTTGAAGCCCTTAAACGAGTGGAAACCATCACAGGCAAGACAATGAGCTTCTATCAAGGGGATATTCTCAATAAACCGTTACTGCAAAAAATCTTTACCGACAACAAGATAGACAGCGTTATCCACTTTGCGGGTTTAAAAGCCGTCGGAGAGTCGGTGCAAAAACCCCTTAAATATTATGAAACTAACGTTACGGGCACCTTAGTCTTGTGTGAAGTCATGGCGGAATTTAAGGTTAAAAACTTAGTCTTTAGCTCCTCGGCGACCGTGTACGCCGAAACACTGAAACTGCCGATTACTGAAGACTTTCCCTTAGGGGCCAGTAATCCCTATGGCCGTTCAAAGCTCATGGTTGAAGAAATTCTTAACGACCTCTATATCTCTGACAACAGCTGGAATATCGCCCGCCTGCGTTACTTTAACCCAGTTGGCGCCCATGAAAGTGGCTTGATTGGTGAAGACCCCAACGATATCCCCAATAATTTGATGCCTTTTATTGCCCAAGTCGCGGTGGGGAAAAGAGAGAAACTGCACATCTTCGGTGATGACTATCCCACCCATGATGGCACTGGGGTGCGTGACTATATACATGTTGTTGATCTGGCTAAAGGGCATTTGCTGGCACTGAATAAACTCGCCACAAAACCAGGTCTTGTGACCTACAACTTGGGCACAGGTAAAGGCGGCAGTGTGTTTGATATGCTTAAAGCGTTTGAAAGCGCCTGCGGTAAGCCTATTGCTTATCAAGTCAGCCCGAGGCGCGCCGGCGATCTGGCATGTTATTATGGGGACCCAAGCTTGGCACTGGCTGAACTTGGCTGGCAAGCCAAGTATAATTTAGATGATATGGCGGCCAGTAGCTGGCATTGGCAGTCAACCAATCCTAATGGTTATCGTTCACGCTAGCGCGTAGCTTTACATCGACATACTGCAAGGCTAAGGCAAGAGGTAAGAATTGTGACTCAAGGGATAGATCAAGGGCGGCGACGTTTCTTTCGGCGTCAAACTAACGATGCACTACGGCCACCTTGGGTGAAGGCAGATATCGACTTCACCGATCTTTGTAGCCGCTGTGATGCCTGCATCAAAGTATGTGAGACTCACATCATCAGCCGAGGCGATGGCGGCTTCCCCGAGGTTAATTTCAATCAAGATGAATGCACGTTTTGTGAGAAATGTGTCAGCGCCTGCCCTGAGCCCATCTTTGACCTCCACCAAACGGCCCCTTGGGCCATTAAGGCCGAAATCAGCTCAGCCTGCCTCACCCAAAATGGCATTTGGTGTCAAAGCTGCAAAGATGCCTGTGAGCCTAGGGCCATCAACTTTGTGATGGCAGTAGGTCAAGTGCCTAAACCACATATAGATTTAGATGCCTGCACCGGCTGCGGCGCCTGCGTCTCACCTTGCCCAGCGGATGCCATTAACGTTATCAAGCCAGACTAATCTGAGCTCAAATCTAATATGCGCTCAAATGAGCACTTATCCATAGATTTTTCGCCACTCATTAATAAGGCTAAT includes:
- a CDS encoding 4a-hydroxytetrahydrobiopterin dehydratase, with product MNALTSMKCEACQADAPKVSDQELAELIRLIPDWGVEVRDGIMQLERVYKFKNFKLAMAFTNKLADAAEEEGHHPGILTEWGKVTVTWWSHSIKGLHKNDFIMAAKTDQLLD
- the napF gene encoding ferredoxin-type protein NapF → MTQGIDQGRRRFFRRQTNDALRPPWVKADIDFTDLCSRCDACIKVCETHIISRGDGGFPEVNFNQDECTFCEKCVSACPEPIFDLHQTAPWAIKAEISSACLTQNGIWCQSCKDACEPRAINFVMAVGQVPKPHIDLDACTGCGACVSPCPADAINVIKPD
- the galU gene encoding UTP--glucose-1-phosphate uridylyltransferase GalU, with amino-acid sequence MKTHLVRKAVIPVAGLGTRMLPATKAIPKEMLPIVDKPLIQYVVSEAIAAGIKEIVLVTHASKNSIENHFDTSFELEAQLERRVKRQLLDAVQSICPKDVTVISVRQSQAKGLGHAILCAKHVVGDNPFAVLLPDVLVDEASCDLRRDNLAKMVSLFDETQVGQIMVEGVDHAVVDQYGIADVNGHDLKPGESKPLIALVEKPSIDEAPSNLAVVGRYVLPAEIWPLLAKTPAGAGDEIQLTDAIAMLMQQQTVNAYAMEGKSHDCGNKQGYMRANVEYALRHAEIGCDFSQYLKALVKER
- the galE gene encoding UDP-glucose 4-epimerase GalE; translation: MTILVTGGAGYIGTHTVVELLNAGQEVIIIDNLSNSCLEALKRVETITGKTMSFYQGDILNKPLLQKIFTDNKIDSVIHFAGLKAVGESVQKPLKYYETNVTGTLVLCEVMAEFKVKNLVFSSSATVYAETLKLPITEDFPLGASNPYGRSKLMVEEILNDLYISDNSWNIARLRYFNPVGAHESGLIGEDPNDIPNNLMPFIAQVAVGKREKLHIFGDDYPTHDGTGVRDYIHVVDLAKGHLLALNKLATKPGLVTYNLGTGKGGSVFDMLKAFESACGKPIAYQVSPRRAGDLACYYGDPSLALAELGWQAKYNLDDMAASSWHWQSTNPNGYRSR
- the phhA gene encoding phenylalanine 4-monooxygenase, encoding MATKYISHTPDANGVIDYSPEENHIWQRLYERQVTNMPGRACDAYMQGLDALNMSKDSIPQLGDIDKVLLEATGWKTAAVPALIPFGRFFELLANKEFPVATFIRSEEEFDYLQEPDIFHEIFGHCPLLTNPAFAHFSHMYGKLGLAATKEERIFLARLYWFTIEFGLVQGKGEPLNIYGGGILSSPGETLYALSDDPERKPFDLLEVLRTPYRIDIMQPIYYVIESVDYLDEIANMDIMAYVAKAQELGLLPAKFAPKVKAS